A single region of the Paramicrobacterium fandaimingii genome encodes:
- a CDS encoding redoxin domain-containing protein, giving the protein MLSVGDAAPVFDLVDQHGRSVTLESLRGRRLMFVFLPLAFSGICASELEQLVDDQPLFASARTEVIGISVDSMFALRTWTDAIGAPFRLLSDFWPHGAVADRFHAFDAETGRATRTSIAIDERGTVVSVFSTPADRARTTAMYAQALSMFEDVE; this is encoded by the coding sequence ATGCTTTCTGTCGGCGATGCTGCGCCAGTCTTCGACCTCGTCGATCAGCACGGAAGATCAGTGACGCTGGAGAGCTTGCGGGGCCGACGACTGATGTTTGTGTTTCTCCCGCTTGCGTTCTCCGGCATCTGCGCGAGCGAGCTTGAACAGCTCGTTGATGACCAGCCGCTCTTCGCATCGGCGCGCACCGAGGTGATCGGCATTTCGGTGGATTCGATGTTTGCGCTGAGGACATGGACGGATGCCATCGGCGCGCCGTTTCGTCTGCTCTCTGATTTCTGGCCCCACGGTGCTGTCGCGGATCGTTTCCACGCATTCGATGCGGAGACAGGGCGCGCTACTCGGACGAGCATCGCGATTGATGAGCGGGGGACGGTCGTCTCGGTTTTCTCGACCCCTGCCGATCGAGCGCGCACAACGGCGATGTACGCCCAGGCCCTGTCGATGTTCGAGGATGTCGAATGA
- a CDS encoding ACP S-malonyltransferase — protein MIVIVCPGQGSQKPGFLAPWLESGNAGAQLADYSDAAGLDLVAHGTESNAETIKDTAVAQPLIVAAGLLVLNELNQRHALAHIGGIAGHSVGEITAAVGAGVLTAADGMAFVGERAAAMAEAAQVVPTGMSAVLGGDPDDVVRSAKAVGLQPANYNGGGQIVVAGELPALARLADEPPAKARVMPLKVAGAFHTRYMNDARSFLETRASSFAAADPSLRLWTNNDGTEVTNGARFRDLLVTQVASPVRWDLCMESFVSAGVTGVIEIAPAGALIGLARRGLKGIPTLAVNTPDDIDAAVDMITAA, from the coding sequence GTGATTGTCATCGTCTGCCCTGGACAGGGCTCGCAGAAACCCGGATTCCTCGCTCCATGGCTCGAGTCAGGCAATGCGGGAGCTCAACTCGCCGATTACTCGGATGCTGCAGGACTGGACCTCGTCGCACACGGCACAGAGAGCAATGCCGAGACAATCAAAGACACGGCGGTTGCCCAGCCGCTGATTGTCGCTGCCGGACTCCTCGTGCTCAATGAGCTGAATCAGCGCCACGCGTTGGCTCATATCGGGGGCATCGCCGGGCACTCCGTCGGAGAGATCACCGCTGCTGTCGGCGCAGGAGTGCTCACCGCAGCCGACGGGATGGCGTTCGTCGGGGAACGTGCCGCGGCGATGGCTGAGGCCGCACAGGTTGTCCCCACAGGAATGAGCGCCGTTCTCGGCGGAGACCCTGATGACGTCGTGCGCAGCGCCAAAGCCGTCGGCCTCCAGCCCGCGAATTACAACGGCGGAGGGCAGATCGTTGTAGCCGGAGAGCTGCCCGCCCTTGCGCGGCTCGCAGACGAGCCACCCGCGAAGGCCCGCGTGATGCCGCTCAAAGTGGCCGGCGCCTTCCACACTCGCTATATGAACGACGCGCGCAGTTTTCTTGAGACACGCGCCAGTTCATTCGCCGCAGCTGACCCTTCGCTTCGTCTCTGGACGAATAACGATGGTACCGAGGTCACGAATGGCGCCCGATTCCGCGACCTTCTCGTTACCCAGGTCGCCTCGCCCGTACGCTGGGACCTGTGTATGGAATCGTTCGTCTCTGCCGGAGTGACCGGCGTGATCGAGATCGCTCCGGCCGGAGCTCTCATCGGGCTTGCGCGTCGAGGGCTCAAGGGTATACCGACGCTCGCCGTGAATACCCCGGATGACATCGACGCCGCCGTCGACATGATTACAGCAGCCTGA
- a CDS encoding MDR family MFS transporter: MTDTLPTTTSPTQSTGKLLTALIVGGITAIFDTTIVAIGLHTLTERLDAPISTIQWVSTGYLLALAVAIPFVSWAQEKFGGKRLWLFALGLFVLGSILCACAWNAESLIAFRIVQGLGGGIMFPLMQTLAMQNVAPTAMARTMAVVGLPIALGPILGPVLGGIVLHWLDWQWLFLINVPLGVAGLILAAIVINADHPHRGTTSQRLDLAGAALLVPALAGLLYGLSNVHAEGGLSRIDVFLPCVAGVVLLVAFVGWAIRRAGTALIDVRLLAQRSVRASSITLSFLGATLFASTFLLPLYFQSLRGADVLTAAVLLIPQGVGTLLARLIAGKLVDALGARLVAVVGFLIIAAATIPFALADANASVWLLGITLFIRGFGLGVVLIPVMTVAYIDIRKDQMPHASAITRIVQQLGGAFGTALVAVVLSAITAQADAQSGFQTTFWWTIAITIAAAIASLLLPSREKNQ; encoded by the coding sequence ATGACTGACACCCTGCCGACGACAACGTCGCCGACGCAATCAACCGGAAAACTGCTCACGGCGCTGATCGTCGGCGGCATCACGGCAATTTTCGATACGACAATCGTGGCGATTGGTCTCCACACGCTCACCGAGCGGTTGGATGCTCCGATATCGACAATTCAATGGGTCAGCACCGGGTATCTGCTCGCCCTTGCTGTCGCGATCCCCTTTGTGAGCTGGGCGCAGGAAAAGTTTGGCGGAAAGCGGTTGTGGTTGTTCGCCCTCGGCCTTTTTGTTCTCGGCTCGATACTGTGCGCGTGCGCATGGAACGCAGAATCCCTCATCGCCTTCCGTATCGTGCAGGGTCTTGGCGGCGGAATCATGTTTCCGCTGATGCAGACGCTGGCCATGCAGAATGTCGCACCGACGGCGATGGCGCGCACGATGGCTGTCGTGGGTCTGCCGATCGCCCTCGGACCTATTCTCGGTCCGGTTCTTGGCGGAATCGTGCTGCACTGGCTCGACTGGCAATGGCTCTTCCTCATCAACGTTCCACTGGGAGTAGCCGGCCTCATCCTCGCCGCTATCGTCATCAACGCCGATCACCCACACCGAGGAACGACGTCTCAACGCCTCGATCTCGCTGGTGCCGCACTTCTCGTTCCTGCGCTTGCCGGATTGCTCTATGGGCTGTCGAACGTACATGCCGAGGGCGGACTCAGCAGGATAGACGTGTTTCTTCCCTGTGTCGCCGGCGTCGTGCTGCTTGTCGCATTCGTCGGCTGGGCGATTCGGCGCGCTGGAACTGCGCTTATCGACGTGCGTTTGCTTGCGCAGCGCTCGGTCCGCGCCTCGTCGATCACACTGTCCTTTCTTGGCGCAACGCTGTTCGCAAGCACATTCCTGCTCCCCCTGTATTTTCAGTCTCTGCGCGGTGCCGACGTCCTTACTGCCGCGGTGCTGCTCATTCCGCAGGGCGTGGGAACGCTCCTTGCCCGGCTCATCGCGGGAAAGCTCGTCGATGCGCTCGGCGCTCGGCTTGTTGCCGTCGTCGGTTTCCTGATCATCGCCGCCGCCACGATCCCGTTCGCCCTCGCGGATGCGAACGCCAGCGTATGGCTGCTCGGCATCACCCTCTTCATACGAGGTTTCGGGCTTGGCGTGGTGTTGATTCCGGTGATGACCGTTGCCTACATTGATATCCGAAAGGATCAGATGCCCCATGCATCCGCCATCACTCGCATCGTTCAGCAGCTCGGGGGCGCATTCGGAACGGCCCTCGTCGCGGTGGTCCTCTCCGCTATAACTGCCCAAGCCGATGCGCAGTCGGGCTTTCAGACGACGTTCTGGTGGACCATCGCCATCACGATCGCGGCCGCTATCGCTTCGCTTCTTCTCCCGTCGCGAGAGAAAAACCAGTGA
- a CDS encoding acyl carrier protein, protein MALSNEEVLAGLAELVNDETGIAADTVELDKSFTDDLDIDSISMMTIVVNAEEKFDVKIPDEEVKNLKTVRNAVDYIVKAQA, encoded by the coding sequence ATGGCACTGTCCAACGAAGAAGTCCTCGCTGGCCTCGCCGAGCTCGTCAATGATGAGACCGGCATCGCAGCTGACACCGTCGAGCTCGACAAGTCGTTCACCGACGACCTCGACATCGACTCGATCTCGATGATGACCATCGTCGTGAACGCAGAAGAGAAGTTCGACGTCAAGATTCCGGACGAAGAGGTAAAGAACCTCAAGACCGTCCGTAACGCCGTCGACTACATCGTCAAGGCCCAGGCCTAG
- a CDS encoding PucR family transcriptional regulator, which produces MPRTKEETLAWLRRISGELATVTIKRLENTLPWYADMPPGRRSSVGLVAQAGISSFIAWFDDPRSTPWIAADVFGAAPRELLRSVSLQQTLQLIRVTVEVVEERVAGRDEQLREAILLYSREIAFAAADVYARAAEARGLWDARLEALVVDSILTGETDDELPSRIAALGWHGHGEVCVLVGTTPPQLDVDHLRRAARHMQADVLIGVQGKRLVLVIGRSDSRTADGEETVGTAPGLSFQEIASQLESGFGEGHLVLGHPVPTLIEASQSARAALAGFAVARAWRHAPRPVLADDLLPERALAGDPLAKRTLIERVYRPLKDHSTELATTLWCYLDNGRSLEATARELFVHPNTVRYRLKRVSEVIGWDATGAREALILQSALILGSIAEHEPARRKKPKA; this is translated from the coding sequence GTGCCACGGACTAAAGAAGAAACACTTGCCTGGCTGCGCCGCATCTCTGGTGAGCTTGCCACCGTCACGATCAAACGGCTGGAGAATACGCTGCCGTGGTACGCGGACATGCCTCCCGGACGGCGCAGCTCCGTTGGTTTGGTTGCTCAGGCGGGCATCTCATCGTTCATCGCCTGGTTCGATGATCCACGCTCGACGCCATGGATCGCCGCAGACGTCTTCGGAGCGGCGCCGCGTGAGCTGCTTCGCTCGGTGAGCCTGCAGCAGACGCTTCAGCTCATTCGCGTGACAGTGGAAGTGGTCGAAGAACGGGTTGCTGGCCGGGACGAACAGCTGAGAGAGGCAATTCTGCTGTATTCCCGTGAGATCGCCTTTGCAGCGGCCGACGTCTATGCCCGCGCCGCAGAGGCTCGCGGTCTCTGGGACGCTCGGCTCGAAGCTCTCGTCGTCGACTCGATTCTGACGGGTGAAACAGACGACGAGCTCCCGAGTCGGATTGCCGCACTGGGCTGGCACGGGCACGGAGAAGTCTGCGTTCTCGTTGGCACCACTCCCCCACAACTCGATGTCGATCACCTGCGCCGTGCTGCTCGGCACATGCAGGCGGATGTCTTGATCGGCGTGCAGGGCAAGCGGCTCGTTCTTGTCATCGGACGTTCCGATTCACGCACTGCCGACGGCGAGGAAACCGTCGGAACAGCCCCCGGTCTGTCGTTCCAAGAAATCGCGTCGCAGCTGGAGTCAGGCTTCGGCGAGGGGCATCTGGTGCTCGGACACCCTGTTCCTACCTTGATTGAGGCATCGCAAAGCGCCCGCGCCGCGCTCGCGGGATTCGCGGTCGCGCGGGCCTGGCGACACGCACCGCGTCCGGTTCTCGCAGACGATCTGCTCCCCGAGCGCGCTCTCGCCGGCGACCCGCTTGCGAAACGCACGCTCATCGAACGCGTCTACCGACCGCTCAAGGATCACTCGACTGAGCTCGCGACGACCCTCTGGTGCTATCTCGACAACGGCCGATCTCTCGAGGCCACGGCGCGCGAGCTCTTTGTGCACCCGAACACCGTTCGGTACCGCCTGAAGCGTGTCTCGGAAGTCATCGGGTGGGATGCCACGGGTGCGCGCGAAGCACTCATTCTGCAGTCGGCATTGATTCTCGGTTCCATTGCGGAACACGAGCCCGCTCGCCGGAAGAAGCCCAAGGCATGA
- a CDS encoding PadR family transcriptional regulator, which translates to MTVKHSLLAILTLGPAYGLQLRDELVRRAPHRAGINVGQVYGTLERLRRTGLIVEGALTADNLQLYSLTAWGQQTVTDWMSRPAHTDSLDWTEMLDQVLVVSSIPGSSVEELLSGYRRALALPTQSGSEPEAQRAALDSATTMLHDAATRWLDDASRTLHLPYASYGLSTLRPRRGRRATVS; encoded by the coding sequence GTGACCGTTAAGCACAGTCTTCTCGCGATTCTCACCCTCGGCCCTGCCTACGGCCTTCAGCTTCGCGACGAACTCGTCAGACGCGCTCCGCATCGCGCGGGAATCAACGTCGGCCAGGTGTACGGAACACTCGAGCGGCTCCGCAGAACCGGACTTATCGTCGAAGGTGCGCTCACTGCCGATAATCTTCAGCTCTATTCGCTGACAGCTTGGGGGCAGCAAACCGTCACAGACTGGATGTCCCGCCCAGCCCACACAGATTCGCTGGATTGGACCGAGATGCTCGATCAGGTACTCGTGGTGTCGTCGATTCCCGGGAGCTCCGTCGAGGAGCTGCTCAGCGGCTATCGGCGGGCACTCGCTCTCCCCACCCAGAGCGGCAGCGAGCCGGAGGCTCAACGGGCGGCCCTTGACTCGGCCACAACGATGCTGCATGACGCAGCGACGCGGTGGCTCGATGATGCGTCACGAACGCTTCACCTGCCGTATGCGTCATACGGGCTCTCGACGCTGCGGCCCCGCCGTGGGCGACGCGCAACGGTGTCATGA
- a CDS encoding DUF3145 domain-containing protein, translated as MTTPAARGVIYVHSSPRALCPHVEWAAGRALGRAVNFDWSDQPILPGTHRTEFYWEGTQGMGAALSSALRGWEHLRYEVTEDATPGADGGRWMHTPDLGIFYAQLDTVGNTVVPEDRIRAAMDSAQGSGQLMAENLRLALGQAWDDELDVFRYASDHSPVVWLHKVG; from the coding sequence ATGACGACGCCAGCTGCTCGGGGAGTGATCTATGTTCACTCGTCGCCACGCGCGCTATGCCCTCACGTTGAGTGGGCGGCAGGGCGCGCTCTTGGTCGTGCGGTCAATTTCGATTGGTCCGACCAGCCCATCTTGCCCGGAACTCATCGGACTGAGTTCTACTGGGAGGGCACTCAAGGCATGGGTGCCGCACTTTCTTCGGCCCTTCGTGGCTGGGAGCATCTTCGTTATGAAGTGACGGAGGACGCCACGCCCGGTGCGGACGGCGGTCGCTGGATGCACACTCCCGACCTCGGCATCTTCTACGCTCAGCTCGACACTGTCGGAAATACTGTCGTGCCCGAAGACCGAATCCGAGCCGCGATGGACTCGGCACAGGGGTCGGGCCAGCTCATGGCGGAGAACCTTCGACTCGCCCTCGGCCAGGCCTGGGATGACGAACTTGATGTCTTTCGCTACGCGAGTGACCATTCACCCGTCGTCTGGCTTCACAAAGTGGGCTGA
- a CDS encoding DNA alkylation repair protein, producing the protein MAELAKLENPKMRAVNERHGDDHGVNLSALRAIATRLKKQHDVARALWATNDTAAMLLSTLICRPKEFDREELDRMLRAARAPKVQDWLVNYVVKKSSSAEDLRVLWVADPHPNVASAGWALTSDRVAKKPEGLDLASLLDVIEKNMKDAPERLQWAMNTCLAQIGIVHPEHRGRAVSIGERLEVLKNYPTPPNCTSPYAPTWIAEMVRRQKS; encoded by the coding sequence ATGGCCGAACTCGCTAAGCTCGAGAACCCGAAGATGCGGGCGGTGAACGAACGGCACGGTGACGATCACGGGGTAAATCTCAGCGCGCTCAGAGCAATTGCCACGCGACTGAAGAAACAGCACGACGTCGCCCGTGCGCTGTGGGCGACGAACGACACGGCCGCCATGCTGTTGAGCACTCTGATTTGTCGCCCAAAGGAGTTTGACAGAGAAGAACTCGACAGGATGCTGCGCGCTGCACGTGCGCCGAAAGTTCAAGACTGGCTTGTGAACTATGTCGTGAAGAAGTCGTCGTCTGCAGAGGATCTTCGGGTGCTCTGGGTTGCCGACCCTCATCCGAATGTCGCGAGCGCGGGGTGGGCGTTGACCTCCGACCGAGTTGCGAAGAAGCCAGAGGGACTCGATCTTGCTTCCCTCCTCGACGTCATCGAGAAGAATATGAAGGATGCCCCCGAACGACTCCAGTGGGCGATGAACACCTGTCTTGCCCAGATCGGAATCGTGCATCCGGAACATCGCGGCCGCGCGGTGTCGATCGGTGAGCGTCTCGAGGTCTTGAAGAACTACCCGACTCCCCCGAACTGCACGTCGCCCTATGCACCAACCTGGATCGCCGAGATGGTGAGGCGGCAGAAGTCATGA
- a CDS encoding beta-ketoacyl-ACP synthase III, whose translation MTIPILNQSSGSAHTRFLGFGASRGDLSVPNDDLVEPINSSDEWIQQRTGIVSRTRASEGVLAVDMATDAAHEAIRTSGVDPVDIDLVVIATISNVQQSPSMAAVVADRVGANPAAAYDINAACAGYTYAVAQADALIRSGAAHYALVIGAEKLSDVVDPTDRSISFLLGDGAGAAIVGPSDTPGISPTVWGSDGSRADAVGMNSTLIDYREGRSEWPTLRQEGQTVFRWAVWEMAKVARLAIEEAGIAPSDLAAFVPHQANMRIIDEFAKQLGLPDSVVIARDIESTGNTSAASIPLATHRLLQGHPELSGGLALQIGFGAGLVFGAQIIVLP comes from the coding sequence ATGACAATTCCCATTCTCAACCAGTCATCCGGATCCGCGCACACCCGTTTTCTCGGGTTCGGCGCTTCCCGCGGGGACCTCTCGGTGCCCAACGACGATCTTGTGGAACCGATCAACTCGTCTGACGAGTGGATTCAGCAGCGCACGGGAATCGTTTCACGCACCCGTGCATCAGAGGGCGTGCTCGCTGTCGACATGGCAACGGATGCCGCTCACGAGGCGATTCGAACCTCGGGCGTCGACCCCGTCGACATCGATCTCGTGGTGATTGCCACCATCAGCAATGTTCAGCAGTCACCATCGATGGCCGCGGTCGTCGCGGATCGTGTCGGCGCAAACCCTGCTGCCGCGTATGACATCAATGCGGCGTGCGCAGGGTATACGTACGCCGTCGCTCAAGCGGATGCTCTCATTCGCTCTGGAGCCGCGCATTACGCACTCGTGATCGGAGCCGAAAAGCTGTCGGACGTCGTCGACCCGACCGATCGCAGCATTTCGTTCCTACTCGGTGATGGCGCTGGGGCCGCCATCGTCGGGCCGAGCGACACGCCGGGGATTTCTCCCACCGTGTGGGGGTCCGATGGATCGCGTGCCGACGCCGTCGGCATGAACAGCACGCTCATCGATTACCGTGAGGGCCGTTCCGAATGGCCGACACTCCGCCAGGAGGGCCAGACGGTCTTCCGCTGGGCCGTCTGGGAGATGGCGAAGGTCGCCCGCCTGGCGATCGAGGAGGCCGGCATCGCTCCGTCAGATCTCGCGGCGTTCGTTCCGCACCAAGCAAACATGCGGATCATCGATGAGTTTGCCAAGCAGCTGGGTCTGCCCGATTCCGTTGTGATCGCACGCGACATCGAATCAACGGGAAATACCTCAGCAGCATCCATTCCTTTGGCTACGCACCGCCTTCTGCAGGGGCATCCCGAGCTTTCCGGCGGCCTCGCACTGCAGATCGGTTTCGGCGCCGGACTCGTTTTCGGCGCCCAGATAATCGTGTTGCCGTAG
- a CDS encoding TetR/AcrR family transcriptional regulator → MTTTRRRGAALEDAILNAGWEQLLEGGYPGFAFETVAERAKTGKAALYRRWPDKESLMLAVLAHRYLGTPPDVADTGSLRGDVIELLVAANRFGESAAAVLSMMLGAYFDDLDTTPAQLRTRLLGDRALAMPRIIERAMDRGEISSTPPARVASLPFDLFRHELIMNLGRISEDTIVDIVDTVFLPLVRATQS, encoded by the coding sequence ATGACGACAACGAGGCGACGCGGCGCGGCGCTGGAAGACGCAATACTCAACGCCGGGTGGGAACAGCTTCTTGAGGGAGGCTACCCGGGCTTTGCGTTCGAGACGGTCGCGGAACGGGCAAAGACGGGCAAGGCTGCCTTGTATCGACGGTGGCCGGACAAAGAGTCGCTCATGCTTGCGGTACTCGCTCACCGCTACCTCGGAACGCCGCCGGACGTCGCCGACACGGGTTCCCTCCGCGGAGACGTCATCGAGCTCCTTGTCGCTGCGAATCGGTTTGGCGAAAGCGCAGCTGCGGTACTCAGCATGATGCTTGGCGCCTATTTTGACGACTTGGACACAACGCCCGCACAGCTGCGTACGCGACTACTCGGAGACCGTGCACTCGCGATGCCCCGTATCATCGAGCGCGCGATGGACCGCGGCGAGATCTCGTCCACGCCACCGGCGCGAGTCGCGTCTCTGCCCTTTGACCTCTTTCGTCACGAACTCATCATGAATCTCGGACGCATCTCAGAGGACACCATCGTCGACATTGTTGACACGGTATTTCTCCCACTTGTCAGGGCGACCCAGTCCTGA
- a CDS encoding beta-ketoacyl-[acyl-carrier-protein] synthase family protein gives MTKKIVVTGIGATSPLGGTARESWSALLAKESGTRTLEYDWIEEYSIPVTFAAEAKVRPSEVLERPVAKRLDPSSQFALISAKEAWADAGEPDVEPERLGVDFATGIGGVWTLLDAWDTLRERGPRRVMPMTVPMLMPNAAAAAVSMHFHARAFARTVASACASSTESIANAYEHLQQGLADVVIAGGTESAIHPITIASFASMQALSKRNDSPETASRPYSVDRDGFVMGEGAASLVLETEEHALARGAHIYAELAGAGVTADSYHITANDPEGRGASRAVMRALTQASASVDDVTHINAHATSTPVGDVAEYAALRAVFGERTNSIPVSATKASTGHLLGGTGALESVFSIYAIAERIAPPTINLTTQDPEIPLSISGDVQDLGRGDQLAITNSFGFGGHNAVAAFRSV, from the coding sequence ATGACCAAGAAGATTGTCGTCACCGGAATCGGTGCAACATCACCCCTTGGCGGGACCGCCCGTGAAAGCTGGAGCGCGTTGTTGGCCAAGGAGTCCGGCACCCGCACACTCGAGTACGACTGGATCGAGGAGTACTCCATTCCCGTCACGTTCGCTGCCGAGGCGAAGGTGCGTCCAAGCGAGGTGCTGGAGCGCCCCGTTGCAAAACGTCTCGACCCGTCAAGCCAGTTCGCCCTGATCTCGGCGAAAGAGGCCTGGGCTGATGCTGGCGAACCCGACGTCGAGCCAGAGCGCCTTGGAGTGGACTTCGCAACAGGCATCGGCGGCGTGTGGACGCTGCTTGATGCGTGGGACACTCTGCGCGAGCGTGGCCCCCGTCGTGTCATGCCCATGACGGTTCCGATGCTCATGCCTAATGCGGCAGCGGCAGCGGTATCGATGCACTTTCATGCGCGCGCTTTCGCGCGCACCGTGGCGTCGGCATGCGCGTCGAGCACCGAATCCATCGCCAATGCGTATGAGCACCTGCAGCAGGGGCTCGCTGACGTTGTGATCGCTGGTGGCACGGAATCCGCGATTCACCCCATCACCATCGCGTCCTTCGCCTCAATGCAGGCTCTCTCGAAGAGAAACGACTCCCCAGAGACTGCCTCGCGCCCGTACAGCGTTGATCGCGACGGCTTTGTCATGGGTGAGGGCGCCGCAAGCCTCGTGCTCGAAACCGAGGAGCACGCTCTCGCACGCGGTGCTCACATTTACGCTGAGCTGGCTGGGGCGGGGGTCACCGCCGATTCGTATCACATCACAGCGAACGACCCCGAAGGGCGGGGCGCAAGCCGTGCGGTTATGCGCGCGCTCACACAGGCCAGTGCCTCGGTAGATGATGTGACGCACATCAACGCCCATGCAACGAGCACCCCTGTTGGCGACGTCGCCGAGTACGCAGCCCTGCGAGCTGTTTTCGGTGAGCGGACCAACTCGATCCCCGTCTCCGCCACAAAGGCATCTACCGGTCATCTGCTTGGCGGCACAGGGGCACTCGAGTCGGTGTTCTCGATCTATGCGATTGCCGAACGCATTGCCCCTCCGACGATCAACCTGACGACTCAGGATCCGGAGATTCCGCTCTCGATCTCAGGAGATGTTCAAGATCTGGGTCGCGGAGACCAGCTCGCCATCACCAACTCGTTTGGGTTTGGCGGGCACAACGCGGTTGCGGCTTTCCGCTCGGTCTAA